The Gemmatimonas phototrophica region CGCATCAAGGGCGGTATTGACCGTCTCACCGGCCACGAAGCGAGACGCCATCTTCCGGGCAAAGCCGACGTTCTTGACGAAGTCGAAAATGCCCTGCTGGCGGGAGAGATAGAGGAGGGACGAACGAAGCATGGCAGGAAACTAACGGAGGGGAGCGGCCAAACGGACCACCGGTGCCACTTTCCCTTTCTCAAGGACCGAATCGAAGACGTTCCAGGTCAGGAGGCCGTCATCGCTCTCGGGCTCGAGCAGGAGCATGGCCAGCAGGTCTCGGCGGGTTCCGGACGGCACGACCAGACTGCCGGCGGGGAGCTCCCGGGTCGCTTCTCTCCAGCGACCGCCTACTGACACCTCCCGGTGCCCCTGAAAGGGGCGCCCCGAAAAGACGACGGTATCAATAACGAATTCCTGCAGGGCAACGGTCACGGCCGACGTGAGCACCCGAATGGGCACCCCATGCGCTTCGAGGAGTTGGCGGGCTTTGGGCCAGTCGCCGCTGATGGCATACCCGGCCGCCGAGGCGGGCCGATTCAGGCTGGCTTCAAACCGATCCACCACCGGCATGCGCTGGGCGGTAATCACACCGGATCGCTGAATACCCCGCGGGACGCCCGGCTGGGTGAGACGCGTGCTATCGGGAAGCCGGTCGAGGCGCTCCACCAGCACTTCCTGGGTCTCGGGGCGCGTCGTGAAGCGGGCGCGCACCGGAACGGATGTGCTCACCCCGGCGCCGAAGGTGGCGGCCGCCACGCCCGCGCGGACCCGGTCGGTGACGCGGCGGCGATCTTCCGCCACATACGACAGGATTTCCTGCACGAACGCGCGCGTGCTGGCCACACGGCGCTCAAAGGGGTCGTGTGAGTAGGCCTCGCTGAGAATGCTGATGCCACCCCGCAACCCCACGTAATTGGTGCCGTAGCGCTGCTTGTGCTCGTAGGTGGCCCATCCCGACTTGGTGTCGGCGGTAATGCTTTCCCGGCCGTTGCTCCCCGTGAAGTTGCCGTACGGGAAGACCTCGAAGTTGTGCTTCGCCTTCATGCGGCGGCGAATTTCCGGCAACAGCGTATCGGCCGTGAAGGGCGCCAGCGGCGCCGCCGGATGCAGCGACGGCGAGTAGGTGAGCGCATACCCGTGATAGCTGCCGTTCGTGGTGTGCAAATCCATGAACAGATCGGGCTCCCAGGCGTTCAAGGCCGCCAGCGCACCATTGGTCTCCGGCGCCTCGGCCTTCACATAATCGCGATTGAGATCGAGCCCGGCGCCGTTG contains the following coding sequences:
- a CDS encoding M14 family metallopeptidase; protein product: MHQKTLRRRATAALALLAACAPTPTPAPTAAALPRTRAERTTYLETTTYADMLAFVDSLRVLGAPISVSQLATSPMGKSVPLVVASRPLVRTPAEARRLGRPVVYLQANIHAGEVEGKEAVLALLREWSFGARPNVLDSLVVVVVPMYNTDGNDKLAAQARNRGAQNGPEMIGERPNGAGLDLNRDYVKAEAPETNGALAALNAWEPDLFMDLHTTNGSYHGYALTYSPSLHPAAPLAPFTADTLLPEIRRRMKAKHNFEVFPYGNFTGSNGRESITADTKSGWATYEHKQRYGTNYVGLRGGISILSEAYSHDPFERRVASTRAFVQEILSYVAEDRRRVTDRVRAGVAAATFGAGVSTSVPVRARFTTRPETQEVLVERLDRLPDSTRLTQPGVPRGIQRSGVITAQRMPVVDRFEASLNRPASAAGYAISGDWPKARQLLEAHGVPIRVLTSAVTVALQEFVIDTVVFSGRPFQGHREVSVGGRWREATRELPAGSLVVPSGTRRDLLAMLLLEPESDDGLLTWNVFDSVLEKGKVAPVVRLAAPLR